From the Fimbriimonadaceae bacterium genome, the window TACAAATTACTCTGCCTCCATGAGCCCAGCCGCCGCCGACTCGGAACGCACTACCAGGCCGTCCTGGTCGACGAGTACCAGGACACGACCAAACTCCAATCCGAAATTGTGCGGCTCCTCGGGAGCCGCCACCACAACGTGATGGTCGTCGGGGACGACGCCCAGAGCATCTACGGTTTTCGCGGCGCCCATACGAAAAATATGCTCGAGTTTCAGGATGCCTTTCCTAGCGTGCGGCTCTACAAACTCGAGCACAACTATCGCAGCACCGCCCCGATCCTCACCCTGGCCAACACAGTGCTCCAGGATGCGAAGGATCTCTATCCAAAACGGCTCTTCACCGCGAAGGCCGGAGGACCGTCTCCAGAATTGATCGCCTGTTATTCCGAACAGGCCCAAAGCGACTTGCTCACGGAGCGCATTCTCCAATGCCATGACGAAGGCATTCCCCTCCATCGCATGGCGGTCCTCTTTCGCTCCTCCGCTCACTCCAACAACTTGGAACTGACACTCGCCCGACATAAGCTCGCGTTCGTCAAGTATGGCGGCCTCCAGCTCACCGAAACGGCGCACTTCAAAGACGTACTTGCCTACCTCCGGGCGGCCGACAATCCCCTCGACAGCAATGCCTGGCATCGCCTCCTCCTGCTGCTCGATCGCGTCGGGCCGAAGCTGGCCGAGCGGATTATCGCCACAATGCAGGAAGCTCCTCACCCTCTGGACGTGCTCGATCAAGTTCCTGGTAAAGCCGAATCGACCATCAGACTCTTAAACAACGTCATTCGAACGACACAGGACGAGAGCATTCCTCTAACCGATCGTCTCACCTTCGTGATCAAGCATTACGAACCGATCCTCAAACGCGATTATCCGGAAGATGCCAAAGTCCGGATCGAAGACCTGAAACCGCTCTGCGACCTCGCACGGCAATCGACCAGTCTGGCGGCGTTCTTGGAAGACCTCACCCTGAACCCCTCGGCCACCTCGAGCAGCAAACATGCACACCCCGATCACCACCTCGTACTCTCCACCATCCACAGCGCCAAAGGCTTGGAATGGGACGTAGTCTTCGTCATCTGGGTCCTCGATGGCCAGTTTCCTCCAGTCAGAAGTTGGCATGACGAGCAGACCCTCGAAGAAGAACGCCGCCTCCTCTATGTCGCCATTACACGGCCGAGAGAACAGCTCTTTCTCACCTACCCAACCGAGCACTACCACAACGCGTCCCAGCAGAATCTCGACTCGCTCTGCCGGTTTCTGGCGCCGATTCCCGACGACATTCTGCCTGGCTTCGCGATGGATCAGGTCTGATGAAAGCGCCATCCACATTCCGCTTTGAGTTCCGCACCCAATGCGAACGGAAGGATCGACCCTTTGTGGCTCGGGTCACCTGGGACACCGAGGCCAAATCGCTGGCACGCGGCTTTTATGCCATCCAAATTACGCCCGTGGGTCGGTTCGGAGCCGTCGGCGCATGTACCTTCGACGCCGCAATCGGGGACATCGTGGAAGTGAAACGCGGCGAAACCAAAGACCGGGAATATCGCGGCTTCTATCTCGTCGTTCCCCGGGGCTATTTGATCCTCGTCGCCATTGCCGATGAGGTCGATGACGCCCTCAAGGTCGTCCAATATGTGGCTGGGCAGGCGTCACCCCAGGACCTCGCGCAGGGACATTGGCGGTTCGAAACGGCTGAGAGCTCCTGGAAAGGTAGGCCGGTGCCCGTGGATCAACCACGAATGGAACCACATCCCCCACGACCTGTGGCGCAGTTGCCCCCGCCTGAGAAGCGGCGGACCAAAACCACGGGAGAGCCGGCTTCTACCGCACCTCGAAGGAGCGGCACTCGCTCCGTCACACGCATCTCCAGACACACACCCCCGCTGAATAAGGATGAGTAGAAATGACGTTTCGCATCGCCAATTTCCATGTGCGGCTTCATTACACATGGCTCATCGGATTCGGTCTCATCACCTGGAGTCTCGCCGCCAACTACTTTCACGACACGCAGGCTGACCTCCCTGTCAGCTACCAGTGGGCTTCCGGTGCGATCGCCACCCTCCTCATTCTCGTCTCGGTGTTCCTGCACGAATTGGCCCATGCGGTCACCGCGCGGCGACTCGGCTACGCCGTCAAAACCATCGAGTTGCACATTCTCGGAGGCTGGACCATTTTTGAGCGTGAACTGTCCAGCCCAAGGGTGGAAATTCTCGTGGCCATCGCAGGTCCAGGTTGTTCCTTTCTCCTTACCCTTCTGCTCTATGCGATGAAAGCAGACCCGCTGGCGAACTTTCTCTACAAAGTGAACCTCACGCTCGGCGCCTACAATCTCTTCATTCCGTGCCTGCCGATGGACGGCGGCCGAATCTTACGGGCCGTCTTATGGACCCAAACACATTCCTTTGCGGTTGCCACTGAGCGCACCGCTCAAATGAGTAAACAAATCAGCAGTGGCATGATGGCCATCGGCATCCTCGGCATCATCTTCCAGTATCAAACGCTGTGGCTTGCGATTATTGGCGGGATCCTGCGCATGATCGCCGAAACCGCGTATCGCACCGTGCAACAGAGCGAACAGCTCACCCGACCCCTGCAAGAGGTAATGATTCCACGGGACCGGGTGGTGACGCTGGTCCACGATACGCCCCTCCAAGAACTGCAAGACCAGTTTCTTCGCTACGGGTACCGTGCCTACCCCACTGCCGAGCACGGACGGATCACCGGATTGGTGTATTACAAGGATGTACGCACAGACCCCAAGTGGCTCGCGCCGAACGGAGCGACCATCACCCCGTTCATTCGAGCCTTGTCCCCAGATGTGATCGTACACCCCACTCATACCCTGCAACGTGCGCTCGATGCGATGCTCCTGAGCGGGTCGGATCAGCTGTTGGTGTTTGCGGGAAACACGTGTGTCGGGATGGTGACCCGCTCGATGATCGCCCGGGTCCAAGATGCCATCGGCAATCCAGAATCGGGCCCTACGCTTACGCGGCAGAGGGAGGGGTTTCCGATTTAGGACTGTTGACCGCAGGAGTGGGAAACTTCACTTGGACGTAGGGCGCGCTGCTATCCAGCGTCTTTCCCTTGTACCACTGCCCATGGGTCCGCATGTAGAAGCACCGCTTGGGTAGATGCAAGACACGGTCTCTCAACACCAACCGTTCTTCATTCAGATGCAACGTGACATTGCCTTGTACGGACACGACGGACCGTGGCCGTTGCACCAGCGGAGAAGCATCCTCCACGCTTTGTGCCGTCTCGGCATGATTGACTCTGAAATAGATCCAGCTGTTGATATTGTCACTGATACTCCGAGCGAGATCCGCGCCAATCTCGGCCGACATTTGCGCACCCGATTGCTCGTAGAAGTGCAGCCAGACATTGGCCCCGCCGGCCTTATTGAAAATTTCCTGAATCCCCTGGTACAGCACGTTATGCCCTTCATCGATATGCACACACAACGGCGGATCTAACTGACGACCGGACGCGAAGAGCCGGCCAACGAGACTTTGAATCATAGACACAAAGACCCGCCCGAAAATGAGCGACGCGCGAGGGCTCAACAACGACCCGGTATGACACACCAAGATCACCCGCTTGCCTTGTTCCAGACGAGTGATGAATTCATTGGTTCTCGCCTTCCCGATAATGCGGCCGATATTTCCAAAGGTCAGCGCGCTCAACATGGTGCGAAGGGACGACGACACCTTGGCAAAATGTTCCGCGATGCCGGGACCATGGCACACCCGATCGATCAAGCCACACAGCTCCTCCGTATCATTCAACACCTTTAAGACATCTCGAAAATTGATCAATTCGGTGTAGCCCACCCGTTGATTAACATCATTGAATGAGATGGTCGGGACTTGCCCCCGACTCGTCGCGAGTTTGATCAATCCCGAGACGATGACCTGCGAAACCTCGGAGGCGATAGAGAGATAGTAATCATCCTTCACCTTGATCCCTGAGACGATATGGCTGACCAACTCATCTTCCATATAATAATTTGCCAATGGATCGAGGTAGTTGGAGTAGTCTGGGAAAATCGGTGTCACCAGCATGACTTCATCCAGCCTCCCGGCCTCTGCGGCGACTTGCACGACTTTTGAGAAGAGGTCGATGTCCCCTTTGGGATCGATCGCAACCACCGATTTGTGGCTCCGGATATCCTGCTCGACAATGGACTCCATCAGTCGTGTTTTCCCAATGCGCGTCGTCCCAAAAATCCCCACATGCCCGGAACGATCCTCATCCCGGATGACGAGATACCCCTCTCGTCGCTGGGGGTCTTGCAAACATGCGCCATAGCCGACCAAGACCTTCCCGTCCACAATGGGATCTCGATGCCCCCCTCGATTGCGGGCCCGCAACTGCTCAATGCCTTGTTCCGACATGGTCCCTCCTCATGCTGTATTACCGGGGTCAGAAGCTCCACCAGGTCAGCACATCGGCCATATTCACGTTCAGGTAGCCGCACCCACTTTATTCCCCGACCATTCACGAATCAGTAATACAACGATACGGACCCTTTACGGATCGGACCTCCCAGGAGCACCATGAAAATCCCTCTTCATCACTCCAGTGACACACAAGATGTCGCTGACGCCGACCAGGCGCTGGCGTCCCACACTGTCGCCATCGGCAGAGGCACACACCGAAGTCTGCCCAATCGCCGGACCGGCTATACCCAAAAAGCTACGATCGGAGGACATAAGCTATATATCAGGACCGGGGAATACGAGGACGGCACGCTGGGAGAAATCTTCCTCGACATGCACAAGGAGGGGGCCGCATTTCGCAGTCTCATGAACTGCTTTGCCATCGCGATTTCATTAGGATTGCAATACGGCGTCCCGCTCGAAGAATTCGTCGAGTCCTTCACGTTAATGCGCTTCGAGCCCAACGGGCCTGTCTCGGGACACGACCAGATCAAGATGTCCTCGTCCATCCTCGACTACATCATGCGCGACCTGGCGATCAACTACCTCGACCGACAGGACCTCGCTCATGTCCAGGTCACCCATGACGACCTTCGAGGCGACTCCGTCAAACCCTATGCTAAATCCACGAGCCGCCACACGCCCCAACCCCTCTCACGCGCAGAGACTGCAGCCCCGCCGACCACACTCGGCCTCGAAGAAGCCAGAATAAAGGGGTACGAAGGGGACCCGTGCCCAGAATGTCATCAATTCACGCTCGTCCGACGAGGCACGTGCCGTACCTGTTCCACCTGCGGGAGTTCCAAGGGCTGCAGCTGAAGGAACCCAGGAGCGTCTCTTCCCTCAAACACATGGAGCCTCTATGTCAGCCCCGCAGCCCATCCCCCCACACACCACTTGGCTCCAACGGTTCAAACGCCTGGCCCAGTTAACGGCCTCGCTCCATCCTGAAGATCCTCGCTTTCCAATTGTCATGAGACTGCTCGAGAAGTGTGACGGATACTACCGGACGGACAACCATGCCTCGTTTATCGAAACAGGTAAACGCATCCGTTCGCTGATGGACACCCCACCCATCGGCTAACGCCACTCCCGAAGCGACCGCGCCACCAACGTGCGCTCTGCACCATTTCGTGGATCACGCCCTCTCACGCTCTGAAACCAAAGGATCCCCCATGTCTGAACAATACCCGCTGGCCCTCGATTTTCGTACCGCCCGCAACGTCAGTGTCCCACTCATTGCCGTGAACTCGCTCGACCCAGCCGCCACCATGCGAGCCCTGGCCTGGTCATTGGTCAATGTCGCCAGCGCCTCACAAGCTGAGACCGACAACGAATTCGGCCTCCACGCCTTTCCCATCCTCAAGTGGGACATTGGCCATGGCCTGCTCCCTCTCAACGAGGAAGGCAAGAACTGGCATGCCCAATATGTCGGGCCCTCGAAACAGAATACGACCATCAACCCTGCAGAGACGCTCCGCCTCCTCGAAAAGGTTCCTGAACGCGCGCTCACTTTCATTCTGAACGGGCACCGCTACCTCTCCAACGATTTCTTCATCCAGGGCCTCTGGAATTGCCGCGACCTCTATAAGGCCAACGGCAACACGATCGTCCTCCTGGGCATCGGGTTCAAACTGCCTCCGGAATTGGCCAGCGACGTGGTGCTCCTGAACGAACCGCTCCCTACGGCCGCACAGTTGGAATCCATCATTAAAGAGCAGCTGTCGGCCGCATCGCTGCCCGTCCCCGATCCCGTCACGCTGGGCAAAGCCGTCGATGCCACCCTAGGCCTTGGCGCCTTTACCGCCGAACAAGAAGTCGCTCGCTCCATGCAAGCGAGCGGGCTGAACATCAACAAGCTGTGGGACCGCAAACGACAGGTCATCGATGCGACACCAGGGCTGAGCGTCTGGCGAGGCGGAAACAGCTACGCCCAGATCGGAGGGGTCGCGACCATCAAGCGCTTTCTCAAGCAGGTGTTGGTCTCCAAACGGGCTCCCCGTTGCATCGTGTGGCTCGACGAAATTGAAAAGAGCCTCTCCGGATCGACCGGACAGGCCTCAGACACCTCAGGAGTCTCTCAAGCCTTACTCGGGATTCTGCTGAGCTACATGCAGGACCACCAGGCATCAGGATTACTCCTCGTCGGCCCCAACGGAACCTCGAAGAGTGCCATCGCGAAGGCCACGGGAGCCGAGGCGAACATTCCCACCATCGCCTTAGACATTTCCGGTCTCAAGTCCTCTCTGGTCGGCTCGAGTGAACAACAGATGCGGCAAGCGCTGAATGTCATCTCTGCCATCTCTCAGGACAAGGCCTGCTTCATTGCAACGTCCAACAATATCAGTCAGTTACCGCCCGAACTCATCCGTCGATTCGGATACGGCACGTGGTATGTGGATCTTCCAAGTCAGGATGAGCGCGAGGCGATCTGGACCATCTATCTCGCCAAATTCGGTCTCGCCACTGACGCCGACCGACCGAGTGATCACAACTGGACAGGCGCGGAAATTGAGCGTTGCGCGCGACTCAGCTGGGAACTCTCCATTCCACTGTCCGAGGCAGCCAAGTACATCGTTCCCACTGCCATCAGTGCCAAGGAGAGCATTAAAGCCCTCGAAACTCAGGCGCATCAAACCTATCTGAGCGCCAACCGCGACGGCGTCTTTGACCAGAACCGCGACACGCCGCATCACACACGCCCTCGCACCATTACGCTCGCGCAATGAGCCGGCGGTCTCAACTTAGAGGAAAGGAACACACGATGCCCTGCTATCTCGAGCAACGAGTCTCGGTGCAATTGAATATGGCCGATTTCCCTCTCCTCATCGCCGCGGGTACCTCCCTCGGATGGGAACATGCCATCAATGGCGAGGTCCTGGTCTTTACCACTCAACAGAATCAGCGAATCACCATTGCCAAAGGACAGGCCACGCTGGAGCAACGACACGAAACCCTGATTACCGAACTAAAGCAAGCCTATGCACAAACCATCATTCAAACGGCCGCTGAACAGTTCGGGTGGACGTTAGAGCGCGTCGAAGGCGCAGCGCAGGAATTGCAACTCACTCGTTTCTCCTAACCCGTTGGAGTGACTTCCCCATGCAGACCGACAGCATACGCATCACGATTGAGACAGACGGCACCATCAAGCTGGTCACCGACGAGATCAGCCTGGCCAACCACGCCACCGCCGAAGACGTTATCCAACAGATCCTCACACTCTCAGGCGGGGAACTACAACGCACTCAGCGCTCGACACACACGCATCACCATCATCACACCGACGAACATCTTCACCACTAAACGAGGTCATCATGCTCAATGCTGAATCTGCCTTCGGTTCCCTCTGGAAGAACGCTTTCTGTCTCATGCTCACGTATCGAAAGCTCGGCATTCAACGCCGGATGGACAGTGCCACGGTGCTTTCCATTGATACAGAACCTAGCCGCGTCCGAGTGACCAAGTCCATTTTGTCGTGTCCGGAATATATGGCCATTACGCGGCTGTACTCGCGCGTCCGGACCAAACTCGAAAAACTGACTCTGCCGGCCGGCCTTCGCTCGGGCATGTACCTGATCCCCGTGGCGCTCGCCGCCGAGGTTGATACCATTATCGCCAACGCCGAGGAGGAACTCCGGCAACTTGTCGATGTCTTTCTCGCACAATACGATACCCGGATCGCCGAAGAAGCGGCTCGCCTCAAGGCAGCCTATCGGACCAGTGACTACCCTGACCCGGACACGGTACGGGCGGCGTTCGGCCTGACCTACTCCTACATTACCTTTGATCTTCCCGGCACACTTGAGACCATCAGCGCTACCATGCTCAAACGAGAAGAACGCCGGTCGATGGAGAAGGTCAACAACATGCTCGAGGACGTGAACACCTACCTTCGAGAAGCCATGCGATCGCTCGTCAACCACCTGGTCGATCGATTGAGTCCGAGTGACACGGGCAAGTCCAAAACCTTCAAGAGCAGCACGCTCACCAATCTTCTGGAGTTCCTGAACACCTTTGAAGCCCGCAACCTTGGCAACGACGTCGAACTCGCGCAACTCGTCAGCTCGGCCAAAAACGTCCTGAGCGGAGTCAACTCGCAACTACTGCGCAGTGATCAATCGATTGCCGGCGTCGTTCAGACTGGGATGGGTACGATCAAGGACCAGCTGGATTCGCTTCTTGTGAAACGACCGGTACGCCTCTACAACTTCGACGAGGCCGCCTGACCGTAGGCACCTCTGCCATCACCACGACACACCATCTTTCCGGTACTGATAACGCTCATGTCCATTACTCCAGACGCCATTGCTCGCGCCCGAAATATCAACCTCATTGAGTTTCTCATCTCTCGCGGCCACACACCGGTGTCGCGACGACCGCACCATGCTGATTTTCACGCGCCCTATCGCGAAGACAGAAATCCTTCGTTCTCTGTGTCGCAGCGACCGGACGGCACCTGGGTGTGGTACGACTTCGGACGCAACGAACATGAGGGGTGCAAGCACCACGGAGACCTCATCGACCTCGTCCAACTCCTCGATCATGTGACGTTCGCAGAAGCCCTGCACCGGATCCTGCACAACACTGTCAGGAGTATGGCGGCTCCGAGCGGACCCTCCCTCGCCCCGCCGACCGACAAAGAACGAATTGCTCACGCCAAGAAGCTCTATTATGCCGCACGAGCCAACATGACCCCGGAACGT encodes:
- a CDS encoding ATP-dependent helicase — its product is MVTAPAEPTLVLAGAGSGKTHTLIHRVAHLVTQGLPPDQILLITFTRKAAEEMIHRTQLLLQQHSLKIQGGTFHAMGLIWLKHYGGALGLPPKFSIMDEDDAQGLVHLLMSKLSFSRRKGFPKKQHILALFSRAVNTLRSIADTVSSDFPWLDAHTPQLVVLFRAYTETKWRQHRVDYDDLLYLVYKLLCLHEPSRRRLGTHYQAVLVDEYQDTTKLQSEIVRLLGSRHHNVMVVGDDAQSIYGFRGAHTKNMLEFQDAFPSVRLYKLEHNYRSTAPILTLANTVLQDAKDLYPKRLFTAKAGGPSPELIACYSEQAQSDLLTERILQCHDEGIPLHRMAVLFRSSAHSNNLELTLARHKLAFVKYGGLQLTETAHFKDVLAYLRAADNPLDSNAWHRLLLLLDRVGPKLAERIIATMQEAPHPLDVLDQVPGKAESTIRLLNNVIRTTQDESIPLTDRLTFVIKHYEPILKRDYPEDAKVRIEDLKPLCDLARQSTSLAAFLEDLTLNPSATSSSKHAHPDHHLVLSTIHSAKGLEWDVVFVIWVLDGQFPPVRSWHDEQTLEEERRLLYVAITRPREQLFLTYPTEHYHNASQQNLDSLCRFLAPIPDDILPGFAMDQV
- a CDS encoding site-2 protease family protein, whose amino-acid sequence is MTFRIANFHVRLHYTWLIGFGLITWSLAANYFHDTQADLPVSYQWASGAIATLLILVSVFLHELAHAVTARRLGYAVKTIELHILGGWTIFERELSSPRVEILVAIAGPGCSFLLTLLLYAMKADPLANFLYKVNLTLGAYNLFIPCLPMDGGRILRAVLWTQTHSFAVATERTAQMSKQISSGMMAIGILGIIFQYQTLWLAIIGGILRMIAETAYRTVQQSEQLTRPLQEVMIPRDRVVTLVHDTPLQELQDQFLRYGYRAYPTAEHGRITGLVYYKDVRTDPKWLAPNGATITPFIRALSPDVIVHPTHTLQRALDAMLLSGSDQLLVFAGNTCVGMVTRSMIARVQDAIGNPESGPTLTRQREGFPI
- a CDS encoding TraM recognition domain-containing protein, with product MVGYGACLQDPQRREGYLVIRDEDRSGHVGIFGTTRIGKTRLMESIVEQDIRSHKSVVAIDPKGDIDLFSKVVQVAAEAGRLDEVMLVTPIFPDYSNYLDPLANYYMEDELVSHIVSGIKVKDDYYLSIASEVSQVIVSGLIKLATSRGQVPTISFNDVNQRVGYTELINFRDVLKVLNDTEELCGLIDRVCHGPGIAEHFAKVSSSLRTMLSALTFGNIGRIIGKARTNEFITRLEQGKRVILVCHTGSLLSPRASLIFGRVFVSMIQSLVGRLFASGRQLDPPLCVHIDEGHNVLYQGIQEIFNKAGGANVWLHFYEQSGAQMSAEIGADLARSISDNINSWIYFRVNHAETAQSVEDASPLVQRPRSVVSVQGNVTLHLNEERLVLRDRVLHLPKRCFYMRTHGQWYKGKTLDSSAPYVQVKFPTPAVNSPKSETPPSAA
- a CDS encoding AAA family ATPase, which codes for MSEQYPLALDFRTARNVSVPLIAVNSLDPAATMRALAWSLVNVASASQAETDNEFGLHAFPILKWDIGHGLLPLNEEGKNWHAQYVGPSKQNTTINPAETLRLLEKVPERALTFILNGHRYLSNDFFIQGLWNCRDLYKANGNTIVLLGIGFKLPPELASDVVLLNEPLPTAAQLESIIKEQLSAASLPVPDPVTLGKAVDATLGLGAFTAEQEVARSMQASGLNINKLWDRKRQVIDATPGLSVWRGGNSYAQIGGVATIKRFLKQVLVSKRAPRCIVWLDEIEKSLSGSTGQASDTSGVSQALLGILLSYMQDHQASGLLLVGPNGTSKSAIAKATGAEANIPTIALDISGLKSSLVGSSEQQMRQALNVISAISQDKACFIATSNNISQLPPELIRRFGYGTWYVDLPSQDEREAIWTIYLAKFGLATDADRPSDHNWTGAEIERCARLSWELSIPLSEAAKYIVPTAISAKESIKALETQAHQTYLSANRDGVFDQNRDTPHHTRPRTITLAQ